Below is a window of Impatiens glandulifera chromosome 2, dImpGla2.1, whole genome shotgun sequence DNA.
CGCCCTCTGCAACGAAAGGAACACGCATTTGCGCCGCACAAGACCAATTAACTCCCCATTAGTTGAAACGCAACGGAGCGCCTAGAACGTGGACGAAACACTAACAGACAGCTCCACATCCGCGTTTTTTCCCGAAACTATGTTGTTTTGCATGGACCTTTGTCTTTAACGCAATCGTCGGATGAATAATCATCCGCAACCATCtttaatttctcaaagatggaactccgCCAATAGTACACCATTTCAGCtgattcaaaaggtgaaatgttCACCCTACCACGATGATCATTTTGCCTACGATCATAAGTTTCATTTTAACTTGATTGGGCAAGTGGAACCAATAACATTCAAAATTCTATTGATGGCTTTTGACTAATTCAAGCCCATTTGTTGCCTCAACCGACttcgggaggctataaatatCCTCCCTTGATAATTCTGAAGCTAAAAGATAACATCTTCAACCCTCAAtcagaagaaataaaaaattcgtCATTGAAGCACAAAACTTCAGATTTTTCGAAATTTCCGTATAAAGCCTTAAGGCTTTAGGTatcccaaaagcttccctaaggcctaaggagtgttctccaatccttgataTGCTTCAATCATTCtttaattcatttgtttatttCAGTTTTCACAAACTTGTATGCTGTCtggtttttgaattttttgattgaaaatcgttctaataatcatttaaaatttttccgTGAAAGCTAAGATCGATCAATCAATTTAAAccaaaaaatccaaatttaaatttggaaaatttgaaaaatgggTTTTTTGTTCTTGGAccaatcctcaagaacaacatatcaaaaagcttcccaacatgtttttaatgatgttggacaacaatttggatcatatttgatcaaaatcaaaattttcaaaaataaaataaaattttgagttcttaaattggtccaaatgaacCGCCAATGTTCATATTTTAGTATCAATCaaccatataaaatataaagaatctATTGGaaagctccttacacttcatttcaactttaaaaccaaaaaccgaTTTTTGGCAATAAACTATTTTGATGAAAACAAACATCATTCATGTTGAATCACACATTGTGATGATGTTCATAATGTTCTTGTGAGCTTTGTGAAACTACATAGACCCTTAGGTGGCATTTGGTAGGCAGAATTGTCATATTAGAATTGATATCAGAATTAGAATTAGATTTGGAATAGGTAGAATTGGTTTTATAATCAAGCCTTGCTTATACAGATTCAGCTTGTATTACATAGCACAGGAAAGTACAAAGTTGATCGTGGATTCAAGCCAGGTCTATATCAGGCCGTTgagaaaataattgaacaaaGGATGCCCAATTTTTGAATTCGAGCTGAACCCCATATTTACTCTAGAGTTAAAACATTGAAAACCAATTTTGGAATCATTTATGACATGCTGTATGGTTCAACAAGCGGATTTGGTTGGGATCCTTTTCGAAAATGTGTCATTGTTGATAAACCTATTTGGGACTCCTATTTACAGGTACACTACAATTACTTGTACTCAAGTTGTGTTATGTTTAATGTATACTATGGAAATTATATAGAGCCACAAGAATGACGTTGTTTTCAAAGACAAATCATATTGGTATTTTGATGAACTTGCCATCATTTTTGGATTGGATAGTGCCAATGGTAATGGCGTTGTGGATTGTGCACGAGTAGAGGAGAACATTGGACGTCATGAGCAGGTGGGCCTTGATCTAGATGACAATTTCTTTGACCACGTTTCAACATCTGTTTCCCAACCCATTCCTAAAAGAAGATCGCCAAATGGATTAACACCTAGTCGGAAGAGAAAAACTTCCAAAGATGCGGACTTGGTAGAGGTCCTTAGGGAGAACACAACAATACTAGTGTCTGCCTTTGAGAATGCAACAAAAGATATATGTTCTGCAATTATCGGCATTAAAGTTCGCAAGAAAAAAGAGAATTGCTGAATGGTGAGCTTTCCAAGCTTGTTGGGTTGACTTCAAGAGATCACTTGAAGGCATATCGGGTGATAGATTGTAGTAAAGATCTGATCGAGCTCTTCTTTGGCCTGCCAGACAAATTAAAAGAGGCATGGATTTTCTCACTAATCCATGATAACATGTAAAACATCACCGATCTATGGTTGAACTTAACCCTTTTGAAGAACTCTAATGTAATGgttgaattattttgaagaaCACTAATCTAATAGCTGTATTATTTTGATtacaatacttaatttttattgtatttccTTGTTTATTAATGCAAGATGGAAAATGGAAAATGGAAAATGTGTTTAATCGAACATTATCTTAATTCATATGATTAATCCACTTTATGTATTGCACCATATGTTTGTGTTTTCCTTTCTAAGTGTGCAAACGTTGACATGAATCACCAAATTGCCGATTTCAATTGTCTGCTCTATTGCTCGCGCAAGACTACTGTCCGCGCATATGCTGAAATCTGTTAATTAttcttaatcatatatatataatgtgatGAGAAGtcttattaaaattcaattgtAAGAATAAACATTGTACATGAAATAATAATTGTACAATGGAAAgattaaacaatattaatgaTGTGAACTAGTTCACTCATTATACATCCTATAAGCTAAGTATTCCTAGAAGGATGTCCAAACAACGGATGTTTCAACCCCACTAATGCCCTCCGTAAATTCAGCACTCGAATCACTGCCGTGCGAATGAATAACATCCCCCAATGGATCAACCAACATGCTTCTCTTTATATGATTATGTAGTATACAACAAGCCAAAACTATCTATGCTTGCATTCTAATAAGATAGAACGAAGCACTTCTAAGAATAGTCAGCGCCCTTTAAGATGACCAAAGCACCTCTCTATCACGTTTCTAGCAGATAGATGCTTCATGTTGAAATATTCTTTGGTAGTGGTAGGCCGATGGTCATCCCTCCAATCATTCAAATGATATCTTTGCCCTCTTGCCCTCTATATGGTGCAAGAAATCCTTCACTATTATTGTACCCAACATCAACAAGATAATACTTacctataaaattataataatccaTCATTTTAGAAAACGTAATTGCAATAATAAGATATgat
It encodes the following:
- the LOC124924770 gene encoding uncharacterized protein At2g29880-like, with the translated sequence MLYGSTSGFGWDPFRKCVIVDKPIWDSYLQSHKNDVVFKDKSYWYFDELAIIFGLDSANGNGVVDCARVEENIGRHEQVGLDLDDNFFDHVSTSVSQPIPKRRSPNGLTPSRKRKTSKDADLVEVLRENTTILVSAFENATKDICSAIIGIKVRKKKENC